A genomic stretch from Sphingobacterium sp. ML3W includes:
- a CDS encoding TraG family conjugative transposon ATPase, producing MLTHSPKSIFKLPYAGIDHYNGHALLFGERGDFSTIFSLQNPVMQYGADPAPYMAYHSLLLNLVKILGEGYIIQKQDIFSRKTFQVNKNREFLQQKYDDHFQGREYTDINTYLTITKLVKKSAFYVHDAKVLADFAHQTEKVHDLLLGAEVGPKRLKEAEINRYISRILAIDFSSENITLENIRSGDRELGLGDRSVRSISLINTDSIDLPESIGTYAHKQDGGNLREFPVDNLFFLHHVPEYRCIIYNQLIEIPAQQMTLNKLELKRKRHSGIPDPANLICVEDIDQLLVDVARENQLLVNAHYNIVLCADNDKIGKAANFIEASLFQQGIIPSRNAYNQLELFRTALPGNGIELKKYDWFLTTSEAALCLFFKESLQKDEDSDFLVRFTDRQGLPVGIDLANLQTGRLNNRSKFTLGPSGSGKSFFMNALVEQYCLYNMDVVIIDTGDSYQGLCSYYGGKYITYTEEKPLSMNPFAMTQKEFNLEQKDFLKTLVALLWKGSEGELTQIEDSVISNVLSSYYYEYFWLDPGPQHPRRPEKLDFDSFYIYSVERIKEITEQESVSFDLDEYRYVLRKFYSGQEFGTLLNEATDQSLFTAPFIVFEIDNIKENKIIFPIVTLSIMSVFLQKMRHRTDRRKALIVEEAWKAIASPIMASYILYLYKTVRKFWGELTVVTQELGDILGNPIVKDSIIANSDTICLLDQGKFRENYDEIAKLLSITDTEKRKIFTINQLDNKDGRGRFKEVYIRRGNSGEVYGVEVSIYQYLCYTTEKPEKNAVQIYVKQYGSYQAALCAFVSDMQASGLALPAFVAKVNQAGIPFSPIQ from the coding sequence ATGCTGACCCATTCTCCTAAATCTATTTTTAAATTACCCTATGCAGGAATTGACCATTATAATGGTCACGCGCTTCTATTTGGTGAAAGAGGCGATTTCTCGACCATATTCAGCCTGCAAAATCCAGTGATGCAATACGGGGCCGATCCGGCTCCTTACATGGCCTATCATTCCCTGCTCCTTAATCTGGTAAAGATCCTAGGTGAAGGATATATCATCCAGAAACAGGATATTTTCTCCAGAAAGACCTTTCAGGTAAACAAAAACCGGGAGTTCCTCCAACAGAAATACGACGATCATTTTCAAGGCCGGGAATATACGGATATCAACACCTATCTAACCATAACAAAACTGGTGAAAAAGAGCGCATTCTACGTTCATGATGCAAAAGTGCTCGCTGATTTCGCTCACCAAACGGAAAAGGTCCACGATCTGCTGCTGGGAGCAGAGGTTGGTCCCAAACGGTTAAAAGAGGCTGAAATTAACCGTTACATATCCCGCATCCTTGCCATCGATTTCTCCTCAGAAAATATTACACTGGAAAATATACGTTCCGGCGACAGGGAACTTGGTCTGGGAGACCGCTCCGTGCGGAGTATCAGCCTTATCAATACAGATTCCATCGACCTTCCTGAATCCATTGGTACCTATGCACATAAACAGGATGGCGGCAACCTTCGGGAATTTCCCGTTGACAACCTCTTTTTTTTACACCATGTACCTGAGTACCGGTGTATTATTTATAACCAGCTCATAGAGATCCCAGCCCAGCAGATGACATTGAACAAACTCGAACTCAAGCGTAAACGTCATTCAGGCATACCAGATCCGGCAAACCTGATCTGCGTAGAGGATATCGACCAATTACTGGTGGATGTAGCACGGGAAAACCAGCTTCTGGTAAACGCGCATTACAACATTGTACTCTGCGCGGATAATGATAAGATCGGAAAGGCAGCTAATTTTATCGAAGCTTCCCTCTTCCAGCAGGGCATAATCCCCTCGCGAAATGCCTACAACCAACTGGAGCTTTTCCGTACCGCCCTTCCGGGAAATGGTATTGAGCTAAAAAAATACGACTGGTTTCTCACCACCTCGGAAGCGGCGCTCTGTCTTTTCTTTAAAGAATCCCTGCAAAAGGACGAAGACTCTGACTTCCTTGTCCGGTTTACCGACCGTCAGGGCCTACCGGTAGGTATTGACCTGGCAAACCTGCAGACCGGAAGGCTCAATAACCGCTCGAAATTTACATTGGGCCCCAGTGGATCCGGGAAATCTTTTTTTATGAATGCGCTCGTCGAGCAATACTGCCTGTATAACATGGATGTTGTGATTATAGACACCGGGGACAGTTATCAGGGGCTGTGCAGCTATTACGGAGGTAAATATATCACTTATACGGAGGAAAAACCGCTTTCCATGAACCCCTTTGCGATGACCCAAAAAGAATTCAACCTTGAACAGAAAGACTTCCTGAAAACGCTCGTAGCACTATTATGGAAAGGATCCGAGGGCGAACTTACCCAGATTGAGGACAGCGTTATCTCAAATGTACTATCTTCTTATTACTATGAATATTTTTGGTTGGATCCGGGTCCCCAGCATCCACGAAGGCCGGAAAAACTGGATTTCGATTCTTTCTACATCTATTCCGTCGAAAGGATTAAAGAAATCACCGAACAGGAATCCGTAAGTTTTGACCTGGACGAATACCGCTATGTACTCCGTAAGTTTTATTCGGGTCAGGAGTTCGGTACATTATTGAATGAAGCGACCGATCAATCACTGTTCACCGCACCTTTTATTGTCTTCGAAATAGACAATATTAAGGAGAACAAGATCATTTTCCCCATCGTGACCCTATCGATCATGTCCGTTTTTCTCCAAAAAATGCGGCACCGGACAGACCGCCGTAAAGCCCTCATTGTGGAGGAAGCCTGGAAAGCAATTGCAAGTCCCATTATGGCATCCTATATTCTCTATCTCTACAAAACGGTCCGTAAATTCTGGGGGGAGCTGACCGTGGTCACCCAGGAGCTTGGCGACATCCTGGGCAACCCGATCGTCAAAGACAGTATCATCGCCAACTCTGATACGATCTGTCTGCTTGACCAAGGTAAATTCAGGGAAAATTACGATGAGATCGCCAAATTGCTCTCTATCACCGATACCGAAAAACGAAAGATCTTTACCATTAACCAGCTCGATAATAAAGATGGCCGAGGACGGTTTAAAGAAGTTTATATCCGCCGCGGAAATAGCGGTGAGGTCTATGGCGTAGAGGTCTCGATCTACCAGTATCTGTGCTATACAACGGAAAAACCCGAAAAAAACGCGGTACAGATCTATGTAAAACAGTATGGAAGCTATCAGGCAGCACTATGCGCATTTGTTTCGGATATGCAGGCCAGTGGTCTTGCACTGCCTGCATTCGTAGCCAAAGTCAATCAGGCCGGAATTCCCTTTTCTCCTATACAGTAA
- a CDS encoding plasmid transfer protein has protein sequence MNLITLFNGGILVQVQSVPVPETFKDTFNFLQGNGVYEEGMMHFLKQMKDTIWTHYDAFIADAQALCAIFMLIFFSIKIYEMMAGDKQLEIMPLLRPFGLVMVILWWPTFTRVIAFPTEIVASKTEAMFDGSQTEVNDLRLQRAKLMADVSDQLLTVQAETETAKTEADIFYKKAWDAVKSTVKEGFAEVWNPIVEMRNRLQANLLLLVTSILETMAIWLLRICVYVIFIVQIIFSTILIILGPFAVAASILPAFRDSFSTWVARFVSVNLYSGIAYLVMYISSLFQHYAMEAEISRYQALLGSAGPDLGKLTSYTLFGVLSFGMVIGAFVIGALTMLTVPSISTWIISTSGISSAASSMGRGASSMARTARKLLTKL, from the coding sequence ATGAACCTTATTACATTATTCAATGGGGGAATTCTTGTTCAGGTACAGTCCGTGCCTGTTCCGGAAACCTTTAAAGATACATTCAATTTCCTACAGGGGAATGGCGTCTATGAAGAAGGCATGATGCACTTTTTAAAGCAGATGAAGGATACCATCTGGACACACTATGATGCTTTCATCGCCGATGCGCAGGCACTCTGCGCCATTTTTATGCTCATCTTCTTCAGCATCAAAATTTATGAGATGATGGCCGGTGATAAACAGCTCGAAATTATGCCCTTGCTCCGGCCCTTTGGTCTGGTCATGGTCATCCTCTGGTGGCCCACATTTACCCGCGTCATCGCCTTTCCAACGGAAATTGTCGCAAGCAAGACTGAGGCCATGTTTGACGGTAGCCAGACAGAGGTAAATGATCTCAGGCTCCAACGTGCAAAATTGATGGCAGATGTATCTGATCAGCTTTTAACTGTACAGGCCGAAACAGAAACTGCAAAAACGGAAGCCGATATTTTTTACAAAAAAGCATGGGACGCTGTTAAATCCACCGTAAAAGAAGGCTTCGCTGAAGTATGGAATCCAATTGTGGAAATGCGTAATCGTCTACAGGCCAACCTCCTACTATTGGTTACATCCATATTGGAAACAATGGCTATATGGCTGCTGCGCATCTGTGTATACGTTATCTTCATCGTTCAGATCATATTTTCCACCATACTCATCATACTCGGCCCATTTGCTGTAGCAGCTAGCATCCTGCCTGCCTTCAGGGATTCATTTTCGACCTGGGTGGCCCGCTTTGTATCTGTCAACTTGTACTCCGGTATCGCGTATCTGGTCATGTACATATCCTCTCTTTTTCAGCACTATGCCATGGAAGCAGAGATCAGCCGTTACCAGGCACTCCTGGGCTCCGCGGGACCCGATCTGGGGAAACTTACCTCATACACGTTGTTTGGTGTCCTTTCATTCGGGATGGTCATCGGCGCATTTGTCATTGGTGCCCTTACCATGCTTACCGTACCAAGCATCTCGACATGGATCATCTCCACCAGTGGAATATCATCCGCAGCTTCTTCTATGGGCCGCGGTGCCTCCTCAATGGCCAGAACCGCCAGAAAACTATTGACCAAACTTTAA
- the traK gene encoding conjugative transposon protein TraK — protein MIIKNIESKVRLATFLSAGCLIAAVLMVLAVSFFAYLQVANARKSIYIMDAANIPMSARQTDVQMNREAEYRSHIGRFHSLFFSMTPDDRFIEYQMKQAMYLIDESGALQYNNLKEKGFFSSILSSSAVLTIRTDSIYLDMPKHYFRFYGTQKIDRRSSTITRSLITEGYLSDLEIRSENNPHAVLITRWKTLENKDLQNVQKNTF, from the coding sequence ATGATTATCAAAAATATTGAATCCAAGGTACGACTGGCCACTTTTCTTTCCGCAGGTTGCCTTATCGCCGCAGTATTGATGGTACTAGCCGTTTCGTTCTTTGCCTACCTTCAGGTAGCTAATGCACGCAAAAGTATCTATATCATGGATGCTGCAAATATTCCTATGTCAGCAAGGCAGACAGATGTACAGATGAACCGTGAAGCTGAATACCGGTCCCATATCGGCAGGTTTCATAGCCTCTTCTTCTCCATGACACCGGACGATAGGTTTATAGAATATCAGATGAAGCAGGCCATGTACCTGATAGATGAAAGCGGAGCCCTCCAGTACAATAACCTGAAGGAAAAAGGTTTCTTTAGTTCCATCCTCTCCTCCAGTGCCGTACTCACCATACGAACCGATAGCATCTATCTAGATATGCCGAAACATTACTTCCGGTTCTATGGAACACAAAAAATTGACCGCCGCAGTTCCACCATTACCCGTTCACTCATTACCGAAGGCTACCTTAGTGATCTGGAAATCCGTTCGGAAAATAATCCCCATGCTGTTTTGATAACAAGATGGAAAACCCTTGAAAACAAAGACCTGCAAAATGTCCAAAAAAATACCTTCTGA
- a CDS encoding conjugative transposon protein TraM: MKIDFRKPRYVIPLILLPFLCVFFYAYKSSFGKELPVQAGKDSLQTNLVGVSDQIRKSTLSDKLESYRNQYKQSDGYTAIGHIQEEQPTEEKLGTLYNDREKRMLDSIEHEIKNRYSTGPKRSFPDVAPRPHPYDPNEQDRALAEAIASVKQPYHRVVTDPQKRDPDPMELFRKQMELVDSMGKANDPDYKQQQQLKKSREPEKEDQPRHILSVNKAPSSLAVFNTIKPRVEETFITAIVDQDIKGYAGSRLRIRLLEDMMAGRFLIKRGTYIYALISGFSGQRVNLSITSIMNGQHILPVKLDVYDQDGLPGLYVPASAFREFTKELGGNASQGITLQQMAENNSQLMMSMVQKMFQSTSTALNKMIRQNKAKIKYNTLVYLIDPQQLKNNPKNY; encoded by the coding sequence ATGAAAATAGATTTCAGAAAACCGCGGTATGTCATACCGCTCATCCTACTGCCTTTTTTATGCGTTTTTTTTTATGCTTACAAAAGCAGCTTTGGAAAAGAGCTACCTGTGCAGGCAGGGAAGGATTCGCTGCAGACCAATCTGGTTGGGGTCTCTGATCAGATACGGAAAAGTACACTTTCAGATAAACTGGAATCTTACCGTAATCAATATAAACAATCTGATGGCTACACCGCTATTGGCCATATCCAGGAAGAACAGCCTACCGAAGAAAAGTTGGGAACGCTCTATAATGATAGGGAAAAAAGAATGCTGGACTCCATTGAGCATGAAATCAAGAACAGATATAGCACTGGCCCAAAGCGAAGTTTTCCGGATGTAGCACCAAGACCCCACCCCTATGACCCAAATGAACAGGACAGAGCTTTAGCAGAAGCAATAGCGTCAGTGAAACAGCCTTACCATCGGGTTGTTACTGACCCGCAAAAAAGAGATCCTGATCCCATGGAACTGTTCCGAAAACAGATGGAACTGGTCGACAGTATGGGAAAGGCCAATGATCCTGATTATAAACAGCAGCAACAATTAAAAAAATCACGTGAGCCTGAAAAAGAAGACCAGCCGCGGCATATTCTCTCCGTCAACAAGGCTCCCTCATCCCTTGCGGTTTTCAATACGATAAAACCCCGGGTGGAGGAAACTTTTATAACCGCGATTGTCGACCAGGACATTAAAGGTTATGCGGGATCACGGCTCAGGATAAGATTACTCGAGGACATGATGGCCGGCAGATTCCTGATAAAAAGGGGAACCTATATCTATGCACTCATCTCCGGATTTTCAGGACAGCGGGTTAACCTGTCCATAACATCCATCATGAACGGGCAGCACATCCTACCTGTTAAACTGGACGTTTACGATCAGGATGGCCTTCCGGGACTATACGTTCCGGCATCCGCATTCCGTGAGTTTACAAAAGAACTCGGCGGAAATGCCAGTCAGGGAATTACCCTGCAACAAATGGCAGAAAATAACAGCCAGCTAATGATGAGCATGGTGCAGAAAATGTTCCAGTCCACCAGTACCGCCCTTAACAAGATGATCCGCCAGAACAAAGCAAAGATCAAGTACAACACACTGGTCTACCTGATCGATCCACAGCAACTGAAAAATAACCCAAAAAACTATTAA
- the traN gene encoding conjugative transposon protein TraN, with product MKTMILLLSVLFAGLQLQAQQDAGIYRGQLPDIAMDSNSSLHIISPEPIRYVDVSSHSVVGDLPEENVLRLKWVSDSTDCNTGGNADLGIITVIGESYIAQYHLHRAEGILDSKFPASFNILPEHTRPLELPIEITTPQLRSHALSMLAIRSAYPVRKTENYGIRAKLNNVYTVGDLVLLDITYHNGSNLSFDIDEMRFKIEDRKVTKATNIQSIEIKPVWQLYPPDAFKRTYRNIYALKKITFPASKILSVELSEKQISGRTITLKIKYKDILKADRF from the coding sequence ATGAAAACAATGATCTTACTATTATCCGTCCTATTTGCCGGGCTTCAACTACAGGCGCAACAGGATGCCGGCATTTACCGTGGCCAGCTTCCGGACATTGCCATGGACAGCAATAGCTCACTCCATATTATATCTCCTGAGCCTATCCGCTATGTGGATGTCTCCTCCCATTCCGTTGTAGGTGACCTTCCTGAAGAAAATGTCCTACGGTTAAAATGGGTCTCTGATTCCACTGACTGTAATACCGGAGGGAATGCCGATCTCGGGATCATTACAGTGATCGGTGAAAGCTATATAGCACAGTACCACCTTCACCGTGCAGAAGGAATATTGGACAGCAAGTTCCCGGCAAGCTTCAACATCTTACCGGAACATACCCGTCCATTGGAGCTTCCAATTGAAATTACCACTCCCCAGCTGCGCAGCCATGCCCTAAGTATGCTAGCTATAAGAAGCGCTTATCCTGTCCGCAAAACTGAAAATTATGGGATCCGTGCTAAACTGAATAATGTATATACGGTAGGCGACCTGGTGCTGCTGGATATCACATATCATAACGGGAGCAATCTTTCTTTTGACATCGATGAAATGCGTTTCAAAATTGAGGACAGAAAAGTGACCAAGGCAACAAATATACAGTCTATTGAGATAAAGCCAGTCTGGCAACTATATCCGCCTGACGCTTTCAAACGGACCTACCGAAATATATACGCGCTCAAAAAAATCACCTTTCCGGCAAGCAAAATACTAAGTGTGGAGCTTTCCGAAAAGCAGATTTCCGGCCGCACAATCACATTAAAGATCAAGTATAAAGATATTCTCAAAGCCGACCGTTTCTGA
- a CDS encoding TraM recognition domain-containing protein: MEESKEQQATHRFLQFGIYLSVGIDILMFIYAEKIIGDPLSERYGFSLFLERMASIPIYHDPVNSKLFTLILICLVSIGTLSRKEKDLNTRNTILYPLIVGLLFFPLSIWCYGKQGYLPLPYTSWYDLGYILSSVLGPLLLHIALDNISKIISSRLGKDKWNVEEESFMQPTKPKITPYAVNIPMLFYFRKKVRKGFIVIENLFRGCLIIGTPGSGKSFSIFMPIIRQLVTLEWTLCVFDFKFPDLGQVTYYHYLLGKQQGKLKDFEFHVINLTEPEKSRRINPWRSDYLQTLAEAGETAEALVEAMKKGDKASGSDQFFTQSAVNFLAACIYFFSKFEGGRYSSFPHVLAFLNRSYEEIFTVLFSNKELESLLSPFMTAFKSRAFDQLEGQIGTLKIFISRLATKETFWVFSGDDFDLKISDPGAPSILILASNPNTQSTNSASYSVVINRITKLINTRGNIPVGLIVDEAPTLYLYKVQDIISQARSNRVSAILGVQGLTMFRQQYGKETADTITSIVGNILSGSIRDKDGLEWMERLFGKVKQMGESLSIDRTKTSLSINEKLEPLISPYPNICGQLHTMPK, from the coding sequence ATGGAAGAATCCAAAGAACAGCAGGCGACACATCGTTTTCTGCAATTCGGCATCTATCTTTCTGTTGGAATAGATATACTCATGTTCATTTATGCCGAAAAGATCATAGGCGATCCGCTCAGCGAACGTTATGGTTTTTCACTTTTTCTTGAACGCATGGCCAGTATCCCCATTTACCACGATCCGGTCAATAGCAAACTTTTTACCCTGATATTGATCTGCCTGGTATCCATTGGTACCCTGAGCAGAAAAGAAAAAGATCTCAACACCAGGAACACGATTCTCTATCCCCTGATTGTCGGGCTATTGTTTTTTCCGTTAAGTATCTGGTGCTATGGAAAACAGGGCTACCTGCCTCTGCCCTATACGAGCTGGTATGATCTGGGGTATATTCTGTCCAGCGTCCTGGGCCCCCTACTGTTGCATATAGCACTGGACAACATTTCCAAGATCATTAGCTCCCGATTAGGCAAAGATAAATGGAATGTAGAGGAAGAATCTTTCATGCAGCCTACAAAACCAAAAATAACTCCTTATGCAGTCAACATCCCGATGCTCTTTTATTTCAGGAAAAAAGTACGCAAAGGGTTTATCGTCATCGAGAATCTATTTCGTGGCTGCTTGATCATCGGAACTCCGGGATCGGGAAAAAGTTTCTCGATTTTCATGCCGATCATCCGGCAGCTGGTAACCCTGGAGTGGACGCTCTGTGTCTTCGATTTTAAATTTCCAGATCTTGGGCAGGTAACCTATTACCATTACCTGCTCGGCAAACAGCAAGGCAAGCTGAAAGATTTTGAGTTCCATGTCATCAATCTGACGGAACCTGAAAAGAGCAGGCGCATCAATCCATGGCGAAGTGACTATCTTCAAACACTCGCCGAAGCAGGAGAAACTGCCGAAGCGCTGGTAGAAGCAATGAAAAAGGGGGATAAAGCTTCGGGAAGTGACCAGTTCTTCACCCAATCTGCTGTGAACTTTCTAGCTGCCTGCATCTATTTTTTTAGCAAGTTTGAGGGCGGTAGATATTCGAGCTTTCCCCATGTTCTTGCTTTCCTGAACCGATCTTACGAAGAGATATTCACGGTATTATTCAGTAACAAAGAGCTTGAATCGCTTCTTTCCCCTTTTATGACAGCATTCAAATCGCGCGCATTTGATCAGCTCGAAGGACAGATCGGCACCTTAAAGATCTTTATCAGCCGCCTAGCAACTAAGGAAACTTTTTGGGTATTCTCAGGCGATGATTTCGACCTCAAAATTAGCGATCCTGGAGCCCCCTCCATACTAATATTGGCAAGTAACCCCAATACCCAGAGTACAAATTCCGCCTCTTATTCCGTGGTTATCAACCGCATCACCAAACTGATCAACACCCGGGGAAATATTCCTGTTGGCCTCATCGTCGATGAGGCGCCAACTTTATACCTATATAAAGTCCAGGACATCATTTCACAGGCCAGAAGTAACCGGGTTTCGGCCATTTTGGGGGTTCAGGGACTGACGATGTTTCGCCAGCAGTATGGTAAAGAGACCGCCGATACGATCACTTCTATTGTCGGGAACATCCTCAGCGGTTCGATCCGTGACAAGGACGGGTTGGAATGGATGGAGCGTCTTTTTGGAAAAGTAAAACAGATGGGCGAAAGCCTCTCCATTGACCGCACAAAAACATCACTTTCCATCAATGAAAAACTTGAACCCCTTATTTCCCCATATCCAAATATCTGTGGACAGCTCCATACGATGCCCAAATAG